Below is a window of Candidatus Binataceae bacterium DNA.
CGGCCGAGAGACTCGACTGGCCGGGGGAGTTCAAAGACGCAACCGAGAAGTACTCGAGCCAGGTTGCATTGGACAAGAACGATTTCCTGACTGGATATACCGCCGGGATGCCTTTTCCAATAGTCAATCTGGACGATCCCAAAGCCGCGGTTAAGATCGCCTATAACTGGCATATGGGTCCGTTCATGCCGGACGATTTCACTTTGGCGCCATGGGGCAGCTTTACCTACGCGCTCTCGGATTCGTCCAACACCTTCGAGCACGAAGAGACTCATGATTACGTCTGCTCGAAGTTTACTTTCCTACGATATGCGCATCGAACCGAAGTCGATCCGCGGCCTTCCCTTGGTTCGAACAAAGACGGAGTTGAGTGGAAATCGAAATGTGACGACTGGACTATGGACGCCGACGGAAACTTCGGCGCCAAGGGCATCTGGATACGTTACCTCGATCCATTCAAGACTGACGACTTTTTCTACTTCACGCGGCGTGGCGGATTCAGGATCGGCCACCAGGATTCCTACGATGCGCTCGATGAGAGCTGCCGCACCTGCCATCAGCCCTACTGGGCATACGCGTTGCCCAAGAACGAACAATTCACCTACCGGCTGCTTGGAACCACGCGCATTCTTGCCAGTCTGACCGCGAACGAAGAGCCGGCCGGCATCGTGCGCGGTGAAAAAGGAATGACGTTCGGCGAAGAGCCGTTTCAATTGCGGAACGCATACATTCTCGAAATGACGCCGCGGATTCCCGGCTACGAGCATCTTCCGGAAATAGTCTATATCGATACAGAAGCGTACGTATGGCTGGCCGCCGAATTCTACGATGAGCGCGAGCGAACCGCGACGGCGCTGCCGCTGTGGCGCACCAAACCTTCACCCTCGGGAGGATATCACTTCGATCTAGCCGGCGAATTCTATTTTCCCACCGGCCAACTTCGCTCGCGCCATATGCAGGTCGATGGAGCTTTTCCTTTCGTGCATCAAGAAGATGTGACAGCGACTGCATATTTCCGAACGATGGCACCGGCCCACGGCGACATATCGCAGAAGATCAACGGCGGCAATCTGGATGCAGACGCCTTCCTGCCAAAAGCACTCTCCGGACGGCAGCATTAGTCAGTACGACGACAAGCTTTCACGGTTGCGGCCGCACCGGCGCCGGAATCGCGTGCCACTCAGGGACAGCATTGACGATATCTGACAGCATCTTGTCCATACCTTCGTCGATCCCATCGGTGTGAGTATTTGCCAGAGCGCACCAGCATAGTCCGCTCGCAGTTCGTACCAGTTCGTTCATCGAGCCGGGCAGCCGCCCACCGTGCCACCAGTTCGGAAGTTCGTTGACGTACCATCCCCTCGCATAGTGTGGAATCGGCGATACCGCGCATGGCGAGGTCATCGTTTCGATGGTCTGGCGGGAAAGAATATTTGGCGTGTATTCGAAGCCATCGACATGCATCGCGAACCGCACAAGATCGGTCGCCGTTGCAAGCCATCCGCCCGTGGAAACAAAGCGGTTGAGATTCATAGCGTAGGGATGCGTCCATCCTCCGGCACGATCGGTCTCTCCGTAGTAAATGACTTCTCGCGGCGCGCGTTCTGCGCGAGTGTTGCCCATGACTCGAGCGCCGCTCATCCCGCATCGTGCGAAGACATTCTGCTGGACGTATTGCGGATACGATTGGCGAGTGACTTTCTCTACGACACAGCCGAGAATGCCATAACCCAGGTTCGAATACGCGAAATGCTGCCCCGGCGGGTAGCGCAATGGATCGTTGCGGATATACCAGGTGATGGTCTCGGCGGCGCTGGCCTTGGGATCGAAAAATGTCGGATCGTTTTCGTAGCTGCTCCATCCGCCGCTGGTGTGAGTCAGCAGGTGATCAATAGTTATTTCCTGGACCAGGTCGGGATACTTAGTCGCATAGTCGAAACCAAGTATCCCCTGTGGACCGAACACCCGATCGCTGAGACTGATCCTGCCCGCCTCGATCAAGGTGAAAATCGTGACTGAGGTAATCGGTTTGCTGATACTGGCAATCCGAAACAGGTTAGCCGGAGTGGCGATTTCATTCTCGCCCTTGTCAGCGAAGCCGAACGCTTTGCGATAAACGAACTGACCGTGGCGCGCGATCGCGATCGACAATGCTGGAACATCGTAAAGGCGCATGAAGCTGGTCGCGATTGCCGCAATCGCATCCAGTTCGTCCTCGGAAGGAGTGGGCTCATCGTCGGATGCAAATGAAAGCCGCGGCCACCAACCCGTCGCCGCACCAGATGCGAACAGCGCCAAATGCTTGAGAGAAGTCCGTCGAGTGATTGCGCGTGCCATCGAATGCTGCTCGGAAGCATCCGCGCGGACGAAGTCAGAGTTCCTCGACGAAGGTGGCGCGGACTTCTTCTTCGAGGCGGCGCGTCAGTTCTGCGCGATCGTGGCTGGTCATGCCTTCGGTCGGGATCGGCTTGCCGATAACCATGCGCATCTTGCGGCCCGGCACGACGAACATCGCCTTGCGCGGGAAGAATGAGCCCGAGCCGCTAATCGACATCGGAACCGCCGGCGCTTTGCTCAGGATCGCGAGCCACGCCGCGCCGTCATTGAACTCGTGCACGCGATTGTCGGGATAGCGATGGCCCTCGGCGAAGATGCTGAGCAGAAAGCCGCGCCGGATTACGTCGACCGCACGGCGAATCTCGCGGCCGCCCGCCTGGCGATCGATGATCACGTGCTGCGAATTGTTCAGCGCATAGCCGATGAGTGGAATCTTGAGCAGCTCCTTCTTGGCGACGAAGCGCGGATCGCCCGGAAAGTAGCCGGCGATCGTAAAGATGTCGAAGAAGCTCTGATGGTTCGAGACGAGGACGCAGCTCTTCAGCCCTTCCAGGTTTTCGAGGCCTACGATCTCGAGCTTGATGCCGCAGGTGCGAACGATGAGCTGACCCCACAGGCGGCTGACGAACGTTAGCGCGCGCGGCCTGTTGATCGCGGCGAACAGTGCGGCGAACGGCGCGAGGATGGCCGTATATATGAAGCTCAAAAGCGTCGCGACGACGCCCAGTGCGAGGCTCAGCGGCCCGCGCGAGGCGCCCGCGGAGAGAGAGGAAACCTGAACCTCATCAGCCATCGAGAGTAGTTTGGGCGTCGCAAAGTCCGCACGCAAGCGATCACTTTGAGCGGCTTTGATTCCAGATCCCCACCAGCGCGCTGCGATTCCGGCTTTCCTACGGGGCGCTGCTATCTGATTCATTACGGGAAGCTGCGATTCCGGTCCCCCTTCGCGTGCGGGACGGGGTTAGGTCGTTTGCCTGTGTCTCTTTTAGAGGCGTCGCCATCCCCAGCAAAAAAACCTAACCCTCTTTCCCTTCCCGCACGGGAAGGGAAGTTTGTGCCTCGGATTTCAGAGTTGAGGACGCTGCTTGTGCCAGTCCGTGGCGCGTTCGTAGGCCGCGCCCAAGCGAATCAGCGTTGCTTCGCCGAGGAGACGGCCGATGAGTTGGAGGCTCGGCGGTGGAGCACCTTTGCCGTTGCCGCCTGGCATCGAGAGCGTGGGATTGCGGCTCATGTTGAACGGCGCCGTGAACCCGAGGAGCGGATTCGGCCCGACGAACGAGTCGGCGTCGGGCGCGATCGCGTCGGCCGGCAAGGTCGCCTGCGGCATCGAGGGGCATACGACCGCGTCGACCTGATCGAAGACCTGCTGGAAGCGATTGCTGAAGCGCTCGCGCACCATGTGAGCGTCGGCATAGTCCTGGCCGCGAATCGAGGCGCCGAGTTTCAGGAACGAGCGATAGCCGGGGCCGTAATCGTCCGCGCGCGATGGATAGGTTGCGACGTGCGCAGCGGCGGCTTCCGCGGAGCACAGCGTCGTCCACGCGCTGAGGCACGGCTCGACATCGGGCATCTTGATTTTGACGATGCGCGCGCCAGTGCGTTCGAGATCGCCAACCGCCGCGGCGATTGCACTCGCGACATCGTGCGATGCGCGCGCAGCGATGTAGTTCTCATCGACGCCGACGCGGACGCCGTTCGCACCCGCGGCGATTGCAGCCGCGTAGTCATCAAGCGGTGCGGCGAGCGAAGTATCGTCGCGATCGTCGCGGCCCGCGATCACGCTCAACATCAGCGCCGCGTCGGCAACACTGCGAGTCATCGGCCCGATATGATCGAGCGACTCGCCGAGCGGGAACACGCCGTGACGGCTGACGCGGCCCCACGTTGGCTTCATCCCGACGATACCGTTGGCGGCAGACGGAAAACGAATCGAGCCGCCGGTGTCGGTGCCGATCGCCGCGTAGCAGAGCCCCGCCGCGGTGGCTACGCCCGAGCCGCTCGACGACGCGCCCGGCCAGAACGCGTCGTTCCAGGGATTGAGCGGAGTTGGAATTTCCGGATGGTACCAGGCCATCGCGAATTCGGTCAGATGCAACTTGCCGAGCATCACGGCGCCGGCTGATTCGAAGCGATCGACAACAGTGGCGTTCGAGTCGGGCCGCCATCCGCGAAGCACCTTGCTCGCGCAGGTCGTTGGGATGCCCTTGGTCCAGCACAGATCTTTGACTGCGACGGGGACGCCATGAAGCGGCCCCCGCAATTTGCCCGCCGCGATTTCCTTGTCCGCGGCCTCAGCCTGTCTAAGCGCCGAATCGTCGAGGACAGTTAAGTAGGCGCGCAGCTTCGGATTCAGCTTATGAATACGATCGAGCACGGCGCGGGTTGCCGCGACTGACGTGATTTCGCGCTTGCGCAGCCGCGCCGATAGTTCGCTGAGCGTCATGAAGCACAAGTCGGTACCGGAAATATCCATCCGTTCTCTCCAGCTATTCAGTCACGCCGCCTCGCCACGACCGCGCCGATCATTAGTCGCGAGCATGCGCAGCAGAAGGCCGCGTTGACATGGTTTTCCGCGGTTGGTACTTCAAGATCAAGTGCATCGTTCAGCCCGCCGTGAGGATTGGAGACGTTAAGGTAGAATTATGGAACACATGACCGGGTTTCAGCAGTTCCTTACGATCCTGACCCAGCCCGATAACGTCCCGATCATGGCGATGATGTTCCTGGTGCTGTTCTTCACCTACATCTCGTTCAAGCAGGCGCGCCGCAACGACCAGCTGATCGAGCGCGGTCAGCGCGACAAGATCATCGAAGAGATGCGCAAGTAACCATTCCTGACTGAAAGGATAACCGATGCCCTTTACGATTATCGCCGAGAATTGCACCGGATGCAGCGCATGCGAGAAGCGCTGCCCCACGGGCGCGATCTCTGGCCTTTCGAAGCGGGTCTATTATATCGAGCCCGCGAGCTGTATCGATTGCGGTGCCTGCGGCGTCATCTGTCCCGACGACGCGATCATGAACAACAAGGGCGAGATCACGCACGTGCTCAAGCGCGCCGAGCGTCCCGTCGCCGTGGTGCATCCCGATAATTGCAACGGATGCGGCGTGTGCGTGGACGTATGCCCGTTTGATTGCATCTCACCGTCGCCGGAGAATACAGCGGTGTACCTCGGCAAGGTGCACGTCAACGAGAAGACCTGCGTCGGATGCCTTCTGTGTGAAGAGGTTTGCGGATGGGACGGAATTTACATCATGCCGTCCGGAGAGAAGGAAGCCTTCCTCAATTCGCTCGGCTACTCGGCGGCCGACGAAGAAGCAGCCTGAGCCGCAACTCGGAATCTCCCGAAGACAACTTGGGCGGGCCGGCGAATGCGCCGGCCCGTCTTTTTTTCCGCCGCTACTTTCGCACAACTGCGCCGGTATTCACCGTCTGCCTGATACTCGCTGCTGCTGTCCCCGTTGTCTTTGCTGACGGCCCTTCGCCATCGACCGAAGCTTATTCGGCGGAGAATGCCTGCACCGCGATCAAGTCAGCCGTCGGTGTGCTAGCCGAGGCGGAGCGCGCCGAGGCTTTGGGCCTGAATCTCACGACTGAGAAGGCGACACCCGCGGTGGTCGAGGTGCGGCTCAACGATTTGATCGAGCGCAGCGACCAGCTCGCAGCTACGCTGCGCGCGGTGCGGATGAGTTCGATGGCGAGCGACTCGCAGGTCCAGGATTGCATCGCAATGGGCGAGCGCACGCTGGCGTCGGCGCAGAAGCTTTGTTCGGATGTCGAGGAAATTCTCTACGGAGCTGAAGCTCCCGTAGCCGACGCGCCACCGATCAGGTTGGGCGTACCCGGATCGGCGCCCTCTCGCCAACCTTGACCTTCTCGCGAGGCTCCCGCCGCGGCATCAGGAACGAAATCGCCGCGATCGCAAGCAGCGCAACCTGCGCCCCAAGGCTCTGCAGCGTGGGCGCGATGCCGAGCATCGGAATCGTCGGCACGTGGTTGATGAACGTCGCGCCAATTCGATCCGCTTCCTGGAGGCTCGCGATCCCT
It encodes the following:
- a CDS encoding amidase is translated as MDISGTDLCFMTLSELSARLRKREITSVAATRAVLDRIHKLNPKLRAYLTVLDDSALRQAEAADKEIAAGKLRGPLHGVPVAVKDLCWTKGIPTTCASKVLRGWRPDSNATVVDRFESAGAVMLGKLHLTEFAMAWYHPEIPTPLNPWNDAFWPGASSSGSGVATAAGLCYAAIGTDTGGSIRFPSAANGIVGMKPTWGRVSRHGVFPLGESLDHIGPMTRSVADAALMLSVIAGRDDRDDTSLAAPLDDYAAAIAAGANGVRVGVDENYIAARASHDVASAIAAAVGDLERTGARIVKIKMPDVEPCLSAWTTLCSAEAAAAHVATYPSRADDYGPGYRSFLKLGASIRGQDYADAHMVRERFSNRFQQVFDQVDAVVCPSMPQATLPADAIAPDADSFVGPNPLLGFTAPFNMSRNPTLSMPGGNGKGAPPPSLQLIGRLLGEATLIRLGAAYERATDWHKQRPQL
- a CDS encoding lysophospholipid acyltransferase family protein; the encoded protein is MADEVQVSSLSAGASRGPLSLALGVVATLLSFIYTAILAPFAALFAAINRPRALTFVSRLWGQLIVRTCGIKLEIVGLENLEGLKSCVLVSNHQSFFDIFTIAGYFPGDPRFVAKKELLKIPLIGYALNNSQHVIIDRQAGGREIRRAVDVIRRGFLLSIFAEGHRYPDNRVHEFNDGAAWLAILSKAPAVPMSISGSGSFFPRKAMFVVPGRKMRMVIGKPIPTEGMTSHDRAELTRRLEEEVRATFVEEL
- a CDS encoding serine hydrolase domain-containing protein, which codes for MARAITRRTSLKHLALFASGAATGWWPRLSFASDDEPTPSEDELDAIAAIATSFMRLYDVPALSIAIARHGQFVYRKAFGFADKGENEIATPANLFRIASISKPITSVTIFTLIEAGRISLSDRVFGPQGILGFDYATKYPDLVQEITIDHLLTHTSGGWSSYENDPTFFDPKASAAETITWYIRNDPLRYPPGQHFAYSNLGYGILGCVVEKVTRQSYPQYVQQNVFARCGMSGARVMGNTRAERAPREVIYYGETDRAGGWTHPYAMNLNRFVSTGGWLATATDLVRFAMHVDGFEYTPNILSRQTIETMTSPCAVSPIPHYARGWYVNELPNWWHGGRLPGSMNELVRTASGLCWCALANTHTDGIDEGMDKMLSDIVNAVPEWHAIPAPVRPQP
- a CDS encoding 4Fe-4S binding protein; amino-acid sequence: MPFTIIAENCTGCSACEKRCPTGAISGLSKRVYYIEPASCIDCGACGVICPDDAIMNNKGEITHVLKRAERPVAVVHPDNCNGCGVCVDVCPFDCISPSPENTAVYLGKVHVNEKTCVGCLLCEEVCGWDGIYIMPSGEKEAFLNSLGYSAADEEAA